ATGCGGCCTTCCGGATCGAAGACACCGCCGCCGTTTTGTTGCATCAGGATTTCAAACATATCGAATAGCCAACCAACGGAGAGCGCCATCATCATCGTTTTACCATTCGATTCACGGACAATGCGCTTTCCCACTTCGATGTAGTCCGCCCATGTCTCGATGGCGTCTGGGTCAACGTGGTACTTCGCAAAGAGGTCGCGCTTGTAGAACACGGCGCAGGGACCCATGTCCCAGGGGATGGCATAGATGCGGTTCTCGTGGAGGCAGGCCTGCCAAAACGCCGGAGAGAACTGGCCTTCGTATTTCTTGGCGCGTTCCGTCAGATCGAGCAAGCGGCCACTGGGAGAAAAGCGCGGCGCGTCGTACATTTGCAGCTGGGACACGTCGGGCGCGCCCACGTTCGCGGCGAGCGACAACAGGAAGCGCGATTGCATTGCCGTGCCGGACGTTACGACGTCCACTTTGACGTTGGGATAGCGTTCGTTGAACGACGGAATGAGGTTGATAAGGCTGGCTGCCGCGATGTTCCAACCCCATACGTTGAGCGTTCCGTGTATGGATGGGTTGGGTTGCAGGAGTTCTTGCGCCGAGGTCGGATTGACTACACCTGCGGCAAAAACTAGCGCAACGGCCACGCGTCTTCCAAGCGAAGTGGCACACTCTACCGCACGCCGTCTCGTCCCAATCTCGCGGAGCATTACCGGCTCAGGCCCCCTTATTCGGATGCCTTGAGTATTCGGTTTTTGCCCGTTGAATACAACCTTCGCGCGGGGACTCTACTTGACGCTTACCGGTTCGTTGTCCGGCACATTCGCGTCCTTCGCCTGCTTGTTCCAATCACGCCAGTTTTTCGGATAGTCGGTGAAGATATCGTTGATCATCCACCGATACTTGCCCGCCATAAAATCCGCTGTCACAGAATCGTAGAGCTTGTTGTGATTCTTCTTGAGCGACTCGAAATTGGCCGCGATTCGAATGCGCGCATTGCGGCAGAATAGGTCGGCCAGTTTCTGCGGCGACTGGCCGGGTACACCGCCGTTCGCATCGAGGCTTTCCGCGCGCGCCAGGCAAACGGCCATGACGAAGAGGTCCACGCCGATGTCGACCATGTTGGCCAACAGCAGTTGTTCGGTCTCCAACTTCTTCTGGTACTTGAGCATCGTGTGGAAGATTGTACGTGCAAGCCGCTTGCAGGTCTTTCTCACGAAGGCCAGATGTGCGCGATTCCCGGCAGAGAGGTGTTTGCACTCAAGGCTACCGCCGCCCGGCAACCACATCCGAGGATACCACGACAGATAGAATTTGGCCGCTTTCAAAAGCAAGCTCATCTTGCTTTCGTTCTTGCCGGCCAGGTGCGGCATCGCCAACGGCATGATCAAACGGAAATGGGTGTCGAGTGCTTCGCGCGCCATGATGAGATGCATGATTTCGGTCGAGCCTTCGAGAATGCGCAACACACGCGCGTCCCGTTGCATGCGCTCGCCCGCCATGGGCGCTTCGCCGCGCTGATACAACGAGCGTTCGTTCTCGTAGCCGCGTCCGCCGCGGATCTGAATCCAATCGTCGATCATGCGCCATAGGGTCTCGGTGCAGAAGTATTTCGCGATGGCTGCTTCAAGTCGGATGTCGGCTTTGCGGCTGTCCTCCAATGCACATGCGTACCAGACGGTGCTGTCCATGGCAAAAGTATCGGCGGCAATATTGGCGACTTTCTTCGCGATTTCCTGATGCTTGCCGATTGGTGCGCCCCATTGGACGCGCTCGTTGACCCATTGCTCCGCCATCACCATGATCGCTTTGCCGGTACCCGCGCAGGATGCGGGAATGCCGAGACGGCCCGCGTTCAGAGTGGTCAGGGCGATCTTCAACCCTTCTCCTGGTTGGCCGATGATGTTCTCCGCAGGCACCTTGACGTTAGTGAACCGGAGTTTGCCGTTGCCCAAGCCGCGCAGGCCCATGAACTGGCACCGGTGCACCACTTCAAATCCCGGCATGTCTTTTTCGACGATGAACGCTGTGACTTGCTGGCGTTCTTTGCCCTTGACGATCTTCGGAGGCGTCTTTGCCATGACGACCAAAATGTCCGCGAGTACTCCGTTCGTACACCAGAGTTTTTCGCCGTTTAGGAGGTAATAGCTACCGTCTTCGCTGGGCGTCGCGGTCGTTTCCATGCGTGCGGGGTCGGAACCGACGCCGGGCTCCGTCAAGGCAAACGCGGAGATTTCGCCTTTAGCCAAACGCGGCAGATACTTCTTCTTCTGTTCTTCGGTACCGAACGTCTTCAGGGGCTGCGGTACGCCTATGCTCTGGTGCGCAGAAATCCACGAGCCGGTGTTGCCGCAGAAACTGCCAATGAGATGAAGTACGCGGGAGTAGTTCGTTTGCGAGAGTCCCATCCCGCCGTATTCCTTCGGAATCTTCAACCCAAACGCGCCGATCTCCGCAAGCTTGTCGAGAACGCGACGCGGCATTTCGCCGTTTGCGTCAATCTCGATTGGATCGACGTTTTCCTCCAATGTGCGCATCATCTGCTCAAGATAGGCATCGCCGATTTTCTTGTCCTCGGGGTCCTGCATGGGGTAAGGGTGCATGAGGTCCCATCGGAACGCGCCTCTGAACAACTCCGCTGTAAAGCTCGGGTACTTCCATTCCTTTTCACGAGAATCTTCGGCAAGCTCCATTGCCTTGTCTTTTTCGGAAGTGTGCTGCGCAGCCATAGCGGTGCCCTCACTGTAGTTGGAGAACGCTGTCTGACCAGGACTTACCGAATGGTAAGTAATGCGGTCGATTTTGTCAATACCCTGCAGTTCGGCACTTTCCGGGGGGGGCTCGTGATGGACTTGGCAGAACTCGCGCGTTTGGCGGTTCGCAGGTAAGCGTGGTATGTTCCGAATGCACTTCGAGTTCGTGTGGGGAGGAGGGGGAGTGTCCGATCAGAAGTCTTTGGTAGAGACTACTTACTTGGCTTATGGCAAAGGCAGACTTCCGCTTAGGATGGATTCAAATCTGGCGCAGTGGACCGTTGTATCACCCCGCCATGAAGCCGCATTGCCGGACGCGCGCACGGAATTCAAACGCGCGTGTGCGAGCCCTATTCTAGGCAAGAGTATTCGTAATCTCATCGCCCCTGGAGAGCGGGTGTGCATCGTCACGTCAGACGGTACGCGGCCGGTGCCGAATCGGCTGCTGATACCTTGGATAATTGAAGAGTTGGGCGTCCCCGACGACAGCGTCACGGTACTGGTGGGCACGGGCACGCATCGCGCGAATACGCCAAAGGAATTGGCAGAGATGTTCGGGGAGGACATCCTCCATCGCGTTCGCGTCGTGAACCACGATGCCTACGACGCGGAGCGGAATGAATGCGTGGGAACGACTACGAACGGAATTCGCGTGTCGCTGGATCGAGAGTACGTGCGCGCGGACAAACGTATTGCGGTGGGATTCATCGAACCGCACTTCTTCGCTGGATTCTCGGGAGGGCCCAAGGCAATTGCGCCCGGCGTTGCATCCCTGGAGACTATCCTTCAACTACACCGCTACGAGCTGATTGCGCACCCGCAAAGTACGTGGGGCGTATTGGACGGTAATCCGGTGCACGAGGCCATTCGCGAATCGGTGGCGTTGTGTCCGCCCGATGCACTGGTGAACGTCACGTTGAATGCCGACAAGGAGATCACGGCGTTCTTTATCGGCGACTACGTCGCTGCGCATCGCAAAGGATGCGAACACGTGCGCAAGCAGGCGATGGTGGCGGTGCCGCACGCGTTTCCGGTCGTCGTGACTTCGAATAGCGGATACCCGCTCGATCAGAACGTGTATCAGGCCGTAAAAGGGATGTCTGCTGCGGCGCAAATCATTGAACCTGGTGGGACGATCTTTGTGGCATCGGGGTGCTGCGACGGAATCCCCGGTCACGGCAACTTCGGATCCATGCTGCGCGAAGCAGACTCCATGGCCGGCCTTGACGCCCGACTGAAGGCACTGGATTCACCGAGACTCGATCAGTGGCAGGCACAGCTCTTTGCCAAGATTTGCCTTAGAGCCGAAGTTTACCTACGGTCGTCGCTCGACGAGGCCACGGTGCGCGCGTGCAAACTGACCCCGGTAGAAGATCTGCAGGCGAAGCTTGAAGCACACCTTCGTGCTTTGGGAAAAGAGGCGAGAGTGGCCGTGCTTCCGGAAGGCCCCGTGACGGTGGCGTATGTAAGTGATTGTACGTGATTGTTTTAAGTGGAAGTTGGAGCATGCAGGATTGTCGTAATTCTTCTTGACATAGTGTCAAATTGACACTATGATGTGGTGGATTATGACAAATTATCTGCCCAGAGAACTTGCTCCTCGTCTGGAATCTGCGCTTCGGCAGCTTCCAGTTGTCGTCCTTTCTGGGCTTAGGCAATCCGGGAAGAGCACGATGCTTCGCAATGAACCGAGCCTGATTCGGGGGCGCAGCTATCGGACTCTGGACGATTTTGCGACACTGGCATCGGCGCAGGCGGAGCCCGAAACGCTTCTGAGCGACGCCGCAATCTTGGACGAAGTTCAGCGTTGTCCCGATCTGTTAATCGCAATCAAAAAGAGCGTGGATGACCAACGGCATCCGGGGCGATTCATCCTCACTGGTTCCGCGAACCTGTCGCTTCTCGGCCACGTCTCCGAAACGTTGGCGGGACGCGCGAGCTATTTCACGTTGCACCCCATGGCTCGGAGAGAGATTCTGAGGGGGACAGGGCATACGCCTTTTCTTGTCAATTTCATCGAGAAGCGTAGACTGCCTACAACCGAGGCCGTGCCCATTTCGGAAAGCGAGGTGCTGGCGGGAGGACTTCCTCCGGCGTGCCTGACTACGCCCGGCGGTGCCGTGGAATGGTTTCGCGGCTATGTGCAGACGTATGTGGAACGAGATGTCCGGCAGCTTTCCCAAATCACTGATTTGGTATCGTTCAGAAATCTTGCTCAGTTGGCCGCGCTGCGCAGTGGTCAGCTTCTTGTGACCAGTACACTGGCGCGTGACGCGAAACTAAGCGCAAGCACCGCGAAGCGGTATCTCGATCTCCTGGAGACGTCGTTTGTTATTCGAAGACTGCCGCCATTTCTCAAGAACCGAAGCTCGCGTCTCGTCAAGTCTCCGAAACTCTACTTCGCGGACAGCGGGCTGGCCGCCTACATGGCTGGCATAACATCGTTGGAGCCAGGGAGAGACGATCTGCTTCGAGGCGCGTTGTACGAGACCTATATTGCGCAGAACCTCTCGGCACTATGCGAAGCACACCTGCCAGATGCGCAGTTGACGTATTGGAACGAGCAAGGCAGATACGAGGTGGATTTTGTCCTTGAGAATCACCGCGACGTGTTCGCATTTGAGGTGAAGACCGCATCGCGTTGGAACGATCGTGACCTCTTCGGTTTGAAGGCCTTCTTGGAGCGCACGCCGCAGTGCGCCGCGGCGGCTCTCATTTATAACGGCAAGACGAGCGTAAAACTTGGCGAACGGCTGTGGGCAATTCCCATGGGGCACTTGCTCGCTTAACCCGCAGTTTACACCGGCACAACTAAGGGCTATTTCCCGGCGCTGTAACCTCCAAACTCATACGCTGCGTCGAATAAGGCGACGATGTTTTCGGGAGGGACACCGGCCTGTATGTTGTGGCAGTTGTTGAAGATGTACCCGCCGCCGGGTTTGAAGGCATCGAGGTTGCGCCTAACGTGTTGACGCACTTCTTCGGGCGTGGCGGTGGCCAGCACGTGTTGCGCGTCGATGCCTCCTCCCCAGAAGCAGATTTGCTTTCCAAACCGTTCTTTGAGGGATTCTGGAATCATGTCCGTTGCGCTGATCTGAATGGGATTGAGGACATCCACGCCGTTGTCGACTAGATCGGGAATGTACTCCACGCATGCGCCGCAGGTGTGGTACCAGATCTTCGCGGTGGTCAGCGATTTGATGTGTTGGACGAGACGTTTCTGACGCGGTTTTACCACCGCGCGGTAGAAGTCGGGCGCA
Above is a window of Candidatus Hydrogenedentota bacterium DNA encoding:
- a CDS encoding acyl-CoA dehydrogenase family protein, with the protein product MAAQHTSEKDKAMELAEDSREKEWKYPSFTAELFRGAFRWDLMHPYPMQDPEDKKIGDAYLEQMMRTLEENVDPIEIDANGEMPRRVLDKLAEIGAFGLKIPKEYGGMGLSQTNYSRVLHLIGSFCGNTGSWISAHQSIGVPQPLKTFGTEEQKKKYLPRLAKGEISAFALTEPGVGSDPARMETTATPSEDGSYYLLNGEKLWCTNGVLADILVVMAKTPPKIVKGKERQQVTAFIVEKDMPGFEVVHRCQFMGLRGLGNGKLRFTNVKVPAENIIGQPGEGLKIALTTLNAGRLGIPASCAGTGKAIMVMAEQWVNERVQWGAPIGKHQEIAKKVANIAADTFAMDSTVWYACALEDSRKADIRLEAAIAKYFCTETLWRMIDDWIQIRGGRGYENERSLYQRGEAPMAGERMQRDARVLRILEGSTEIMHLIMAREALDTHFRLIMPLAMPHLAGKNESKMSLLLKAAKFYLSWYPRMWLPGGGSLECKHLSAGNRAHLAFVRKTCKRLARTIFHTMLKYQKKLETEQLLLANMVDIGVDLFVMAVCLARAESLDANGGVPGQSPQKLADLFCRNARIRIAANFESLKKNHNKLYDSVTADFMAGKYRWMINDIFTDYPKNWRDWNKQAKDANVPDNEPVSVK
- the larA gene encoding nickel-dependent lactate racemase, yielding MSDQKSLVETTYLAYGKGRLPLRMDSNLAQWTVVSPRHEAALPDARTEFKRACASPILGKSIRNLIAPGERVCIVTSDGTRPVPNRLLIPWIIEELGVPDDSVTVLVGTGTHRANTPKELAEMFGEDILHRVRVVNHDAYDAERNECVGTTTNGIRVSLDREYVRADKRIAVGFIEPHFFAGFSGGPKAIAPGVASLETILQLHRYELIAHPQSTWGVLDGNPVHEAIRESVALCPPDALVNVTLNADKEITAFFIGDYVAAHRKGCEHVRKQAMVAVPHAFPVVVTSNSGYPLDQNVYQAVKGMSAAAQIIEPGGTIFVASGCCDGIPGHGNFGSMLREADSMAGLDARLKALDSPRLDQWQAQLFAKICLRAEVYLRSSLDEATVRACKLTPVEDLQAKLEAHLRALGKEARVAVLPEGPVTVAYVSDCT
- a CDS encoding ATP-binding protein, yielding MTNYLPRELAPRLESALRQLPVVVLSGLRQSGKSTMLRNEPSLIRGRSYRTLDDFATLASAQAEPETLLSDAAILDEVQRCPDLLIAIKKSVDDQRHPGRFILTGSANLSLLGHVSETLAGRASYFTLHPMARREILRGTGHTPFLVNFIEKRRLPTTEAVPISESEVLAGGLPPACLTTPGGAVEWFRGYVQTYVERDVRQLSQITDLVSFRNLAQLAALRSGQLLVTSTLARDAKLSASTAKRYLDLLETSFVIRRLPPFLKNRSSRLVKSPKLYFADSGLAAYMAGITSLEPGRDDLLRGALYETYIAQNLSALCEAHLPDAQLTYWNEQGRYEVDFVLENHRDVFAFEVKTASRWNDRDLFGLKAFLERTPQCAAAALIYNGKTSVKLGERLWAIPMGHLLA